Within the Micromonospora citrea genome, the region CTCAGGCGAACGGGGCGAGCGTCACCCCGGCGTCGATGAGGGCGGCACGGACCAGTTCGGCGCAGCGGACCGCGCCGGGGGCGTCGCCGTGCAGGCAGATCGACTCGACGGGGCACGGGACGACGCTGCCGTCGACGGCGACCACGGTCCGCTCGGTGGCCATCCGTACGGCGCGGGCGGCCACCTCCTCCGGGTCGGTGACCAGCGCGCCGGAGGCGGTGCGCGGCACCAGTCGGCCGTTGGGCAGGTAGCCCCGGTCGGCGAAGCCCTCGGCGACCACCCGGAGCCCCGCCCCGGCGGCGAGCTGGGCGAGGACCGAGCCGGGCGAGCAGAGCAGCGGCAACTGGTCGTCGTAGTCGCCGACCGCGGCGACCAGCGCCGCCGCCTGGGCCTCGTCGCAGGCGGCGGCGTGGTAGAGCGCCCCGTGCGGCTTGAGGTAGCGGACGCGGGTGCGGAACAGCCGGCAGAACGCGTCGAGCGCGCCGAGCTGGTAGGTGACCTCGTCGCGCAGCTCGGCGAAGGCGTACGCGATGTGCCGCCTGCCGAAGCCGGCGAGGTCGCGGTAGCCGACCTGCGCGCCGACGGCGACGCCGCGCGCGGCGGCGGCCTCGCAGACCCGCCGCATGGTGGAGGCGTCGCCGGCGTGGAATCCGCAGGCGACGTTGGCGGAGGTGACCAGGTCCAGCAGCGCGGCGTCGTCGCCGAGCCGCCAGATGCCGAATCCCTCGCCGAGGTCAGCGTTGAGGTCCATGGAACCTGACCGTAGTCCCTGGGCGGGCCTGCGCGAGCGGGGTCACGTCGTCCACCACCCCGACGACGGGGTACCCGCCGGTGGTCGGATGGTCCGCGAGGAAGACCAGCGGCTGGCCGTTCGCCGGCACCTGCACCGCGCCGAGCACGATGCCCTCGCTGGGCAGTTCCCCGGCCACCGCGCGGGGCAGCGCCGCGCCGGTGAGTCGCGCGCCGACCCGGTTGCTCACCGGGCTCACCGTGTACGCGCTGCCGAACAGCCGGTCCAGCGCGGCGGCGGTGAACCAGTCGTCGCGGGGGCCGAGTCGCAGCGTGAGCCGCAGCTCGGTCGGGGTGGGCGCCGCGACGGTCACGTCCACGCCGGCGGGCGGGCCGGCGGGCGCCCCCAGGGGGAGCAGGTCGCCGTCGCGCAGCGGCGGCGGGCCGAGCCCGGAGAGGGTGTCGGTGGCGCGGCTGCCGAGCACCGGTTCGACGGCGATGCCGCCGCCGACGGCCAGCCAGTTGCGCAGGCCCTCGCGGGGCGGACCGATCCGCAGCACGGCACCGGCCGGCACCGAGAGCGGCCGTCCGACGTCGCCGGGGCGGTCGCCGACCCGGACGGTGGTGCCGGCACCGGTCACCGCGACCGTCGCGGCGCGGGGGAAGCGCAGGTCGCAGCCGGTCATGGTGATCTCCAGGCCGGCGGCGTGCTCCGGGTTGCCGACGAGCCGGTTGGCCAGCCGCAGCGCGGCCGGGTCGAGCGCGCCCGACCGGGGCACGCCCAGGTGCGCCCAGCCGGCCCGGCCGAGGTCCTGAACGGTGGTCAGCGCCCCGGCGCGGAGCACCTGGACCGTCGCGGCCCCGGTCACGCGGCCACCAGGCGCACCCCGGTGCCGGGGGTGAGCCGGGCCGGCGGGTCCGCGTGCACGTCGAAGAGGGTCATTGCGGTACGTCCGACCAGCAGCCAGCCGCCGGGCGAGGCCGTCGGGTAGATCCCGGCGTACGGGCCGGCCAGGGCGACCGCGCCG harbors:
- a CDS encoding LamB/YcsF family protein, whose amino-acid sequence is MDLNADLGEGFGIWRLGDDAALLDLVTSANVACGFHAGDASTMRRVCEAAAARGVAVGAQVGYRDLAGFGRRHIAYAFAELRDEVTYQLGALDAFCRLFRTRVRYLKPHGALYHAAACDEAQAAALVAAVGDYDDQLPLLCSPGSVLAQLAAGAGLRVVAEGFADRGYLPNGRLVPRTASGALVTDPEEVAARAVRMATERTVVAVDGSVVPCPVESICLHGDAPGAVRCAELVRAALIDAGVTLAPFA
- a CDS encoding biotin-dependent carboxyltransferase family protein, whose amino-acid sequence is MTGAATVQVLRAGALTTVQDLGRAGWAHLGVPRSGALDPAALRLANRLVGNPEHAAGLEITMTGCDLRFPRAATVAVTGAGTTVRVGDRPGDVGRPLSVPAGAVLRIGPPREGLRNWLAVGGGIAVEPVLGSRATDTLSGLGPPPLRDGDLLPLGAPAGPPAGVDVTVAAPTPTELRLTLRLGPRDDWFTAAALDRLFGSAYTVSPVSNRVGARLTGAALPRAVAGELPSEGIVLGAVQVPANGQPLVFLADHPTTGGYPVVGVVDDVTPLAQARPGTTVRFHGPQR